CTTGATTTGTGCTTTTGCTGAAACAAACAGAACTCCTTTTGACTTAGCAGAATGTGAAAGTGAACTTATTGGGGGTTATCACACGGAGTATTCCTCGATGAAAATGGGTTTTTATTTATTTGCAGAATATGCTAATATGTTCATTTCTTCGACTATTTTAGCGGTCTTGTTTTTTGGAGGGTACAACTATCCAGGAATGAGTTGGGTTGTGGAGAATTGGGGTGTAAATATTGGAAATATACTAGGTTTTGCTGCATTATTTGTAAAACTATGTGGTTTTATCTTTTTCTACATGTGGGTAAGATGGACTATTCCAAGATTTAGATACGATCAATTAATGAATTTAGGATGGAGAATATTAATTCCGCTATCGATCATTAATATTATGATTACCGGAATTGTAATTTTGAGAGCAGATATTGCTGCTTATTTAGGATTTTAATTAGTACCGAAAAGCCCTAGCCCTGATAGTAGTGGAAATCCTTTTTGTTTTTTCTTTAAAAACAAAAAAAGATTGAAACGAATAGCAGGATTAGCTTCAAATAAAAATAAAAAATGTCAATAGAAAGTATATCCTTATCGGGAAGAAAAAAGTTAGTCTCTAACAAAGAGATGACTTTTTGGGAAAGAATGTATCTTGTAGCGATTATCAAGGGATTGATAATTACAATCCAGCATTTATTTACTAGAAAAGTTACCATTCAGTACCCTGAGCAAGTACGAAAAATGAGTCCGGTGTATCGTGGACAGCACATGTTGAAACGAGATGAGGAAGGTAGAGAAAATTGTACAGCATGTGGTTTGTGTGCTCTTTCTTGTCCTGCTGAAGCCATCACGATGAAAGCTGAGGAAAGAAAAGCGGATGAAAAACACTTATACCGTGAGGAAAAATATGCTTCGATATATGAAATCAATATGTTGCGTTGCATTTTTTGCGGGTTGTGCGAAGAGGCTTGTCCGAAAGACGCAATTTACCTAACCACATCTAAAGTTCTTGTTCCAGCTAGTTATGAGAGAGAAGATTTTATCTTTGGTAAAGATAAACTAGTGATGCCGCTTGAAATGGCAATTCAAAATGCTCAACTAAAAAACGCTAACTAATGTCTACAATACTTATAATTTTTTGTGTATTGGCTGCTATCACTTTAGCAACTGCTTTTTTAACCATCTTTAGTAGAAACCCAATTCACAGTGCTATTTATTTAGTGATTTGTTTCTTTTCTATTGCAGGTCATTATTTTTTATTAAACTCGCAATTCTTGGCCATAGTACATGTGATTGTATACTCTGGAGCGATCATGATTTTGTTTTTGTTTACGATCATGTTGATGAATCTGAACGAGGAAAAAGAAGTTCACCGACCGAGAATTACACGATTGGGAGCGATAGTTTCTTTTTGTTTGATTTGTTTAGTATTGATTGCGATTTTTATCAATTCAAAACCTATTGTAGGGGAGTATGTGAC
This portion of the Flavobacterium sp. CECT 9288 genome encodes:
- a CDS encoding NADH-quinone oxidoreductase subunit I translates to MSIESISLSGRKKLVSNKEMTFWERMYLVAIIKGLIITIQHLFTRKVTIQYPEQVRKMSPVYRGQHMLKRDEEGRENCTACGLCALSCPAEAITMKAEERKADEKHLYREEKYASIYEINMLRCIFCGLCEEACPKDAIYLTTSKVLVPASYEREDFIFGKDKLVMPLEMAIQNAQLKNAN
- a CDS encoding NADH-quinone oxidoreductase subunit J, which produces MSTILIIFCVLAAITLATAFLTIFSRNPIHSAIYLVICFFSIAGHYFLLNSQFLAIVHVIVYSGAIMILFLFTIMLMNLNEEKEVHRPRITRLGAIVSFCLICLVLIAIFINSKPIVGEYVTTGEDYQSIKVLGKILLNEYMVPFEFASILLLVAMIGTVLLSKKEKLQK